The Campylobacter concisus sequence TGTGGTGGTTCTGGTACGAGGTTGTGGCCTATTAGCAGGACTTTAATGCCAAAACAATTTATTAAATTATTTGACGATAGGTCACTTTTTCAGCTAACTGCACTACGAAATAGTGAAATTTGTGACAATACATTTGTGATTACAAATATCGATCACTACTACTTGGCGATGGATCAGATAGAAAATTTAAATATTACAAATTTTAAATATCTGCTCGAGCCAGTTGGTAGAAATACTGCACCAGCGATCACACTAGCTTGCCTTGCACTTGATCCAAATGAGATTGTTTTAGTAGCGCCATCGGATCATTTGATAAAGGACATTAAAGCATACCTCACAAGCGTAAAAGCTGCAAAAGAGCTGGCAGAGCAAAATTTCTTAGTTACTTTTGGCATAAAGCCAAGGTCACCTGAGACGGGATTTGGATATATAGAGAGCTATAATGGTGATGTAAAGGCTTTTTATGAAAAGCCAGACTATGAAAGAGCGGTGAAATTTCTAAAAGATCAAAATTTCTACTGGAATTCAGGTATGTTTGTCTTTAAGGCAGGCGTTTTCTTGGATCAGATGAAAATTTTTGCTCCTGAGATATTTGAAGCATGCAAAGTAGCTTTTGACAACGCAAAAAAAGATGAATTTGATATTAAAATAGACACTACCGATATGCAAAATATCCCACAAGATAGCATAGATTATGCTGTGATGGAAAAGTCAGATATCGTAAAAATGGTAGCTTTAGATGCATCTTGGAGTGATCTTGGAAGTTTTGATAGTTTGGATGAGCAGCTACAAAAAGATATCAATGGTAATACAATAAATAGCGATCTTTTGCAGATAAATTCTCACAACAATCTAGTTTTATCTAGTGGCAAAAAAATAGCCTTAATAGATGTCGATGATCTAACTGTTGTTGATACAAAAGATGCTCTTTTAATATCTAAAAAATCATCTAGCCAAAAAGTAAAAAATGTGGTGGAAATTTTAAAAGAGGAGGGCTCTGAGCTTTGTAATGCCCATGTTACGACAAATAGGCCTTGGGGAAACTATACTGTCCTTGAAAATCAAGATGGTTATAAGATAAAGATAATAGAGGTAAAACCTGGCAAAAGACTATCTTTGCAAAAGCATTTTCATAGAAATGAGCATTGGATAGTGCTATCAGGAAGTGCCACTGTGACGATCGGTGAGACAACTAGACTCGTTTGTCCTAATGAGTCTATCTATATAAAAATGGGTGAAGTTCATAGACTATCTAATGAAGGAAAAATTCCTGTGGTTTTAATAGAAGCTCAGGTCGGTGAATATACAGGTGAAGATGATATAATTCGCCTAGATGATGATTTTAAAAGGTGATTTATGGATAAAAAAGTAGCATTAATAACTGGTATAACTGGTCAAGATGGATCGTATTTAGCGGAATTTTTACTAAAAAAGGGCTATGTAGTCCATGGTGTAAAAAGGCGAACGAGTCTTTTTAATACAGATAGGATAGATCATCTTTACCAAGATCCACACGTTGATAATAGAAATTTTTTCTTACATTATGGTGATATGACGGACTCTATGAATTTAACAAGGATCATCCAAGAAGTACAGCCGGATGAAATTTATAACCTAGCTGCCATGAGCCACGTGCATGTAAGCTTTGAAACTCCAGAATATGTCGCAAATGCTGATGGCACAGGCACTCTTAGACTACTTGAAGCTATAAGGATACTAGGGCTTGAGAAAAAAACTAAAATTTATCAGGCATCTACCTCTGAGCTCTACGGAAAAGTACAAGAGACACCGCAAAGTGAGACTACACCATTTTATCCAAGAAGCCCTTATGCAGTCGCAAAGATGTATGCATACTGGATAACGGTTAATTATAGAGAGGCTTATGGTATTTTTGCTTGTAATGGCATATTATTTAATCACGAATCACCAGTTAGAGGTGAGACATTTGTAACTAGAAAGATCACAAGGGCAGCTAGTAAGATAGCGCTTGGGCTTCAAGACAAGCTTTACCTTGGAAATTTAGACGCCAAAAGAGACTGGGGTCATGCAAAAGATTATGTAAAGATGATGTGGATGATACTACAAGCCCCAGAGCCAGAAGACTGGGTGATAGCAACTGGACAAACAACAGCAGTTAGAGATTTTGTAAAATTTGCATTTGCTTATGCTGGCATAAATTTGAGATTTGAAGGGGTTGGCGTAGATGAGGTAGGAGTCGTTGACTCACTAAATTTTGAAAAAGCAAAAGAATTAAATTTAGATATATCACATTTAAGTATCGGACAAACTGTGGTTTGCGTAGATCCAAGATATTTTAGACCAACGGAGGTTGATTTGCTACTTGGAGATCCGAGTAAAGCAGAGAAAAAACTAGGCTGGAAGAGGGAATTTAATCTTCAAGATCTAGTAAATGATATGATGAAATCGGACTTAAAGCTCATGACAAAAGATGTCTATCTAAAAGATGGCGGATATGAGATAATGAGCTATTTTGAGTAAAAAATGGATAAAAATAGCAAAATTTATGTAGCAGGACACAAGGGTCTAGTAGGCTCTGCTATAGTGAAAAATTTAAAATCAAAGGGCTATGAAAATATAATCACAAGAACTCATAGCGAGCTTGAACTTATAGATCAAAAGGCAGTTTGTGAGTTTTTTGAAAAAGAAAAGCCTGAGTACGTGGTGCTAGCTGCTGCAAAGGTCGGTGGAATAGTGGCCAATAGCACTTATAGGGCTGATTTTATATATGAAAATTTACAAATTCAAAATAATGTGATCCACCAAAGCTATGTACATAAGGTAAAAAAACTATTATTTCTGGGAAGTACTTGTATATATCCTAAAAATGCTCCACAACCAATGAGTGAAGATGCACTTTTGACATCTCCACTTGAATACACAAATGAGCCATATGCGATCGCTAAAATAGCCGGGATGAAGATGTGTGAGAGCTATAATCTGCAGTACAGTACAAATTTTATATCTGTTATGCCTACAAATTTATATGGTCCAAATGATAACTTTGATCTAGAAACCTCACATGTGTTGCCGGCGCTTATAAGAAAGATACACCTAGCAAAACTTTTAAGCGAAGAAAAATTTGATGCAGTGATAAAAGATCTAAAAGTAAAAGATCTAAATGAAGCTATGGCTTATCTTAGTAAATTTGGTATTTCAAAAGACAGAGTAGAAATTTGGGGCACAGGAGAGCCTAGACGAGAGTTTCTATATTCAGAAGATATGGCTGATGCTTGCGTATTTTTGCTAGAAAATAGAGACTTTAAAGATACTCATGACAAAAATAGCAAAGAGATAAGAAATACGCATATAAATATAGGAACTGGCAAAGATATCTCTATAAAAGAGCTAGCAAATTTGGTTAAAAATATAATTTGCTTTAAAGGCGAGCTATATTTTAATGATAGTAAGCCTGATGGCACGATGCTAAAACTAACAGACCCTTCTAAGCTCCACTTTCTTGGCTGGAAGCATAAAGTAGAGCTTGAAGATGGAATAAAGGCGCTTTATGAGTGGTATTTGGAAATAAATGATAGATAAAATAATATCATTAAAAAATCATCAAGGCTTTATGAAGTATTTTAAAAATACATCATGGCTTTTTTTTGAAAAAATACTCCGTATTTTTGTTGGGCTTTTTATAGGGATTTGGGTGGCTAGATACTTGGGTCCTGAGAGGTTTGGACTTTTTTCATATGCTCAAAGCTTTGTAGGGCTTTTTGTTGCCATTGCTACGCTCGGACTTGATGGTATAGTAGTAAGGGAGCTAGTAAAGGATGAAAGTAGAACAAATGAGCTAATAGGTACTGCTTTTTACCTTAAGCTCATCGGTGCTATTTTGACGCTATTAGTTTTGGTAATTGCTACCCAGTTTACTTCAAATGATAGGTATACAAATTTATTAGTATTTATCATAGCTAGCGCTACTATATTTCAATCATTTAATGTAGTAGATATGTATTTTCAATCAAAAGTTTTATCAAAATATGTAGTATTTTCTAATATCATCTCTCTTTTTATAAGTAGTATAGTAAAGATTACACTCATTTTAATTAACGCTCCACTTGTAGCTTTTGCATGGGCTATCCTATTTGATAGTATAGTTTTGGCTTTAGGATTTATTTATTTTTTCTTGAAATATTCAATTTCTGAGATTAAAAAAATAAAATTTAATAAAACCATCGCTATATCTCTTCTAAAAGATAGCTGGCCACTTATCCTAAGTGGGGTTGTAATATCTATATATATGAAAATAGATCAGGTTATGATTCAAGATATTTTAGGAAGTGAAGCTGTTGGACAATATGCTGCGGCAACTAGATTAAGTGAAATTTGGTACTTTATACCCACTATTCTTGTTTCTAGTTTATTTCCCGCTATAGTAAACGCAAGAAAGCAGAGTGAAGAGTTATACTATAGTAGGCTTCAAAAGCTTTTTGATCTTGTGGTATGGATAGCTATTATAATAGCACTACCAATGACTTTTTTATCTGATATGATAGTGGATATACTTTATGGCAAACAATATAGTCAATCAGCAAGTGTATTGATGATACATATTTGGGCTTTTTTACCAGTTTGTTTCGGTGTTGTTTTAGGGCAATTTTATATAGTAGAGAATTTAAATTTTGATAACTTAATAAGAAATTTGATAGGAGTTTTTTTAAATGTAATTCTTAATTGCGTTTTTATTTGTAATTATGGAATTAAGGGCGCTGCGTATGCTTCTTTAATTTCATTTATTTATATATCCATGATTCATGCGCTAATAAGAAAACATTCTAGAAGGAATTTTAAATGTATGATAAAGTCGTTAATGTTTTTAAAAATAAATTAAGATATGTAATAAGAAAAATAAACGATATAAGGCTTTTAATCGCTCAAGTTGTATTAAACAAGGATATTATTCCTACTTCAATATATATAGAGCCAACAAATATCTGTAATGCAAATTGTATTTTTTGTGCATATCAATTTTATAAAGCACCAAAGAAAGTAATGGATTTGGATATGTTGGAAGTAATTTTAATCGAAGCTAAAAAACTTCAGATAAAAAGGTTAGATTTAACGCCATTTGCTGGTGATATACTTACAGATAAGAATATATTAGATAAAATTGAATTAATAAAAAAGTATAATTTTGAATCCGTTTGTACATATACAAATCTATTAAATTTGCATAAAATAGATGTTGATAGATTACTATTATCTGGTCTAACAGAAATTTATATTTCCGCTTCACCTTTAGATAAAGATTTGCATAAAAAGATTTTTAGAAATAATAAATATAATTATTTTTTAGACAATTTGGTACTAATATTAGACAAATTTAATAATAATCAACATAAGACTGTTAAAAAGATAAATATAGAGTTTAGATCAAATATTCCTTTGAAGCAATGTTTGGAGTTGCCCGATTATTTAAATAAGGTTAAAAATTTAATTAATAAGGATATTACCGTTGGTTCAATGCAAGTGTTTGATAGTTGGATGGGAGCAATAGACCAAAATGACCTTTTAGAAGGTATGTATATAGCTAAACAAAATGGGATTAAAAGAATACCTTGTAGTAGGTTAAATAATATTCAAATACTGTCCAATGGTGATATAAGGGTATGTGGATGCAGATTTAATAATCAAGCCAAAGAAGATATATTTTTATTAGGAAATATAAAAGACATATCTATATATAAAGCATATAATTCGGAAAAAGTAAGAAATATAAAGAAAAAATTTATAATAGGTGATCCGCCCATAGAATGCCAAAAATGCTCATGGTATTCATAAATATAAAAAGGATTAAAAATGCTAAAAAAAAATATTATAAAATTTTTACCAAAAGCAGTAAAAGAAAAAATTATTGAGTTTAGAAATAATAATTTAGACGGGTATGCTATAAAGTCATATTCTCAAGAGGGTGAAGATATGATTTTGAAAAGGTTGTTCGGAGGACAGAAATTTGGTTTTTATGTAGATGTAGGCGCCCATCATCCCAAGCGTTTTTCAAATACATATTATTTTTATAAAAAAGGATGGAGTGGTATTAATATAGATGCCATGCCAGGGAGTATGATTGCTTTTGATAAATTTCGTCCAAGAGATATAAATATAGAAAAGCCAATATCTGACAAAAAACAAATTTTAACCTACTACGCCTTTAATGAACCTGCTTTAAATACTTTTTCAAAGGAGCTAGCAGTAGAGTATGAAAAGGAAAATTATTTTATAAAATTTACAAGAGATATTGAAACTACAACACTTGAGGATATTCTTGATAGAAATTTACCAAGAAACCAGGATATAGATTTTTTATCAGTAGACGTTGAAGGGCTGGATCTTATGGTCTTAAGATCAAATAACTTTGAAAAATACAAACCAAAAATAGTTTTGATAGAAATTCTAGGAAATAGCTTTAGTGAAATTGAAAACAATAAAATAGCTGATTATTTAAGGCAATATGGCTATTCTATCTTTGCAAAGACTGTTAATACTGTATTTTTTGTAAACAATAGTTTTAAAAAAGATAAGCTTTTATAGACTTGTAGTTTAATATTTGTATTGGTTTATAAGATAATTATATGAAGGATCTGTAAAAGTATATGTGTGGAATATTAGGAACGATACCATCTTCAAATGAAACTAAATTTAAAAGTGCGTTAAATAGATTAGAGCATAGGGGTCCTGATGGTTTTGGGATAGAAACAATTGAAAATAGTATTACATTGGGACATAGAAGACTGGCTATTGTGGATTTGTCAGATGGCGCTCATCAGCCAATGTATGATAAAACAAAAAGATACTGTGTAATTTTTAATGGTGAGATATATAATTTTTTGGAAATTAAGAAAGAGTTAGAAGCAAAAGGGCATGCATTTTGTTCATCATCGGATACAGAAGTTTTGCTTTATTCTTATATAGAGTGGGGTGAAGAGTGTGTCTTAAAATTTAATGGAATGTGGGCTTTTGCTATATGGGATAATCAAAAAAAAGAGCTTTTTTTATCCAGAGATAGATTTGGTAAAAAACCACTTTTTTATGCCTCAACTGATGGTAAATTTATATTTGCCTCAGAAATGAAGGCCATCTATCCATTTTTAAAAGAAATAAGACCATCACAAGATTTTCACTGGATGAAAGATAATATTTTTTCATATGAAGCAACTGAAAAATGTTTGATAGATGGAATTAAAAGATTTCCGTTTGGACATAATGGAATTTATAAAAATGGAAATTTAAAAATAAAAAGATATTGGAACACGCTTGATAATATTGTGGAGCCACCAAAAACATATGATGCTCAAGTAGAGCGATTTAGGGAATTGTTTTTAGACGCTTGTAAGATTAGGATGAGAGCAGATGTATCCATAGGAACAGCCCTTAGTGGAGGGCTTGATAGTAGTGCAACTATTTCAGCTATGGCTCATCTATCAAAATCTTATGTTGATTATGGCAAGAATGACTGGCAACATGCTTTTGTTGCATCTTTTCCAGGTACTCCACTTGATGAATCACATTTTGCAAAAATAGTTGTTGATCATATAGGAATTGAAGCTACCTATATAAACATTGAGCCTCTTAAGTATTGGGATAACCTAGAAAAATATTTTTATATGTTTGAGGATTTATATATAACTAGCCCGATACCAATGATGGCTACATATGGAGCTGTAAAAAAACATGGAACGACAGTGACATTAGATGGGCATGGAGCAGATGAGCTTTTTAGTGGCTATGGACATTTAGTTGAAGCCTTATGGAATAGTAAATTTTCGATAAAAAATAGTATTGACATACTTAATACCTATCAAGAGACATTGGGTAATGGAACACAGTTTGATAGGAATAGTAATTTTAATATATATGTTAAATTTATGATAAAGAAAATAGCAAAAATAATTTTTGGAAAAGAAATTAGGTCAAAAGATGCCAACCATAAAAATTTTAAAAAACTTGATAGCTTTTCTCAGCAACTATATATAATTTTTCATGAAACAATATTGCCAACCTTGCTTAGGAATTATGATAGGTATTCTATGACAAATAGCGTAGAGATAAGGATGCCTTTTATGGATCACAGGATCGTCTCTTTTGTAACCTCTTTGCCGTATTCTAGTAAATTTGGAAATGGCTATACAAAAAAGCTCATAAGAGATGCCATAGATCCTTATATGCCAAAAGAGATAACATGGAGAAAGTCTAAGATTGGATTTAACTCTCCAATAGTTGATTGGATGCAGGGTGATTTAAAGGAATGGTTTTTGGATACGGTTCACGAAAAAGGCTTTATGGAATCTAGCTTGATAGACAATCCATCTGATCTTCAAAGTCAAATTTTGAGTATCGTAAATAAAAATACAAATAGCTATGTGTTGGCTGAAAATTCTTGGAAGAATTTAACACCATATATTTGGGAAAAAGCAATTAAAAAATTTGGAGCCGGCAATAATGCAACAAATTGATATAAAATCGTATAATTTAGCACCAATAGTGCTATTTGTCTATAATAGATTAGATCATACAAAGCAGACTATAGAAGCTTTGCAAAAAAATGAAATTTCAAACAAAAGTGATCTTTTTATATATTCTGATGCGGCTAAAAACGAAGGGTCAAAACAAAAAGTAGCAGAGGTAAGAGAATATATAAAAAGTATAAATGGATTTAAAAATATTACAATCATTGAAAGAGAAAAAAACTATGGTCTTGCAAATAGTATCATAGACGGTGTTACAAAAATTGTAAATGAATATGGCAAAATAATTGTTCTTGAGGATGACTTAATAACAAGTCCGAATTTTTTAAAGTTTATGAACGAGGCGTTGGAAATTTATAAAAATGAGGACAAAGTATACAGTGTTACTGGATATTCTTTTACTGATAATATATCGGATATCGAAAGTAGCTATTTTTTGAAACTTACTAGCTCTTGGAGCTGGGGTACTTGGGCGGATAGATGGCAACAATTTAAACGAGATAAAAAAGATCTGGAGCAAATTATCAGTAGCTCAATACAAGAAAAAAATATTTTTAACTTTGATGATTCTTATGATTATATCAGTATGGCTAAGATGCAGGTCTATGGGAAAATAGATTCGTGGGCGATTTATTGGTATCTATGTTTATTTAAACAACAAGGACTTACATTATATCCTGCTAAGAAGTTGGTGAAAAATATTGGGTTTGATGGAAGTGGAACTCATTGCTCTTTCTCAGAACATGAGGACGAACTAGTAAATTTTTATCCTAGTTTTACAAAAGATATTGTTGAAAAAACAATAAATAGAAATATAG is a genomic window containing:
- the gmd gene encoding GDP-mannose 4,6-dehydratase — its product is MDKKVALITGITGQDGSYLAEFLLKKGYVVHGVKRRTSLFNTDRIDHLYQDPHVDNRNFFLHYGDMTDSMNLTRIIQEVQPDEIYNLAAMSHVHVSFETPEYVANADGTGTLRLLEAIRILGLEKKTKIYQASTSELYGKVQETPQSETTPFYPRSPYAVAKMYAYWITVNYREAYGIFACNGILFNHESPVRGETFVTRKITRAASKIALGLQDKLYLGNLDAKRDWGHAKDYVKMMWMILQAPEPEDWVIATGQTTAVRDFVKFAFAYAGINLRFEGVGVDEVGVVDSLNFEKAKELNLDISHLSIGQTVVCVDPRYFRPTEVDLLLGDPSKAEKKLGWKREFNLQDLVNDMMKSDLKLMTKDVYLKDGGYEIMSYFE
- a CDS encoding mannose-1-phosphate guanylyltransferase/mannose-6-phosphate isomerase gives rise to the protein MTNILLCGGSGTRLWPISRTLMPKQFIKLFDDRSLFQLTALRNSEICDNTFVITNIDHYYLAMDQIENLNITNFKYLLEPVGRNTAPAITLACLALDPNEIVLVAPSDHLIKDIKAYLTSVKAAKELAEQNFLVTFGIKPRSPETGFGYIESYNGDVKAFYEKPDYERAVKFLKDQNFYWNSGMFVFKAGVFLDQMKIFAPEIFEACKVAFDNAKKDEFDIKIDTTDMQNIPQDSIDYAVMEKSDIVKMVALDASWSDLGSFDSLDEQLQKDINGNTINSDLLQINSHNNLVLSSGKKIALIDVDDLTVVDTKDALLISKKSSSQKVKNVVEILKEEGSELCNAHVTTNRPWGNYTVLENQDGYKIKIIEVKPGKRLSLQKHFHRNEHWIVLSGSATVTIGETTRLVCPNESIYIKMGEVHRLSNEGKIPVVLIEAQVGEYTGEDDIIRLDDDFKR
- a CDS encoding radical SAM protein, coding for MYDKVVNVFKNKLRYVIRKINDIRLLIAQVVLNKDIIPTSIYIEPTNICNANCIFCAYQFYKAPKKVMDLDMLEVILIEAKKLQIKRLDLTPFAGDILTDKNILDKIELIKKYNFESVCTYTNLLNLHKIDVDRLLLSGLTEIYISASPLDKDLHKKIFRNNKYNYFLDNLVLILDKFNNNQHKTVKKINIEFRSNIPLKQCLELPDYLNKVKNLINKDITVGSMQVFDSWMGAIDQNDLLEGMYIAKQNGIKRIPCSRLNNIQILSNGDIRVCGCRFNNQAKEDIFLLGNIKDISIYKAYNSEKVRNIKKKFIIGDPPIECQKCSWYS
- a CDS encoding GDP-L-fucose synthase family protein, producing the protein MDKNSKIYVAGHKGLVGSAIVKNLKSKGYENIITRTHSELELIDQKAVCEFFEKEKPEYVVLAAAKVGGIVANSTYRADFIYENLQIQNNVIHQSYVHKVKKLLFLGSTCIYPKNAPQPMSEDALLTSPLEYTNEPYAIAKIAGMKMCESYNLQYSTNFISVMPTNLYGPNDNFDLETSHVLPALIRKIHLAKLLSEEKFDAVIKDLKVKDLNEAMAYLSKFGISKDRVEIWGTGEPRREFLYSEDMADACVFLLENRDFKDTHDKNSKEIRNTHINIGTGKDISIKELANLVKNIICFKGELYFNDSKPDGTMLKLTDPSKLHFLGWKHKVELEDGIKALYEWYLEINDR
- a CDS encoding flippase, giving the protein MIDKIISLKNHQGFMKYFKNTSWLFFEKILRIFVGLFIGIWVARYLGPERFGLFSYAQSFVGLFVAIATLGLDGIVVRELVKDESRTNELIGTAFYLKLIGAILTLLVLVIATQFTSNDRYTNLLVFIIASATIFQSFNVVDMYFQSKVLSKYVVFSNIISLFISSIVKITLILINAPLVAFAWAILFDSIVLALGFIYFFLKYSISEIKKIKFNKTIAISLLKDSWPLILSGVVISIYMKIDQVMIQDILGSEAVGQYAAATRLSEIWYFIPTILVSSLFPAIVNARKQSEELYYSRLQKLFDLVVWIAIIIALPMTFLSDMIVDILYGKQYSQSASVLMIHIWAFLPVCFGVVLGQFYIVENLNFDNLIRNLIGVFLNVILNCVFICNYGIKGAAYASLISFIYISMIHALIRKHSRRNFKCMIKSLMFLKIN
- a CDS encoding glycosyltransferase, coding for MQQIDIKSYNLAPIVLFVYNRLDHTKQTIEALQKNEISNKSDLFIYSDAAKNEGSKQKVAEVREYIKSINGFKNITIIEREKNYGLANSIIDGVTKIVNEYGKIIVLEDDLITSPNFLKFMNEALEIYKNEDKVYSVTGYSFTDNISDIESSYFLKLTSSWSWGTWADRWQQFKRDKKDLEQIISSSIQEKNIFNFDDSYDYISMAKMQVYGKIDSWAIYWYLCLFKQQGLTLYPAKKLVKNIGFDGSGTHCSFSEHEDELVNFYPSFTKDIVEKTINRNIVSSILREKNKTTIKRKIINKLKKHLSQKQKQILLILFSKAQLLFHKKDIGKNTYIDKTVNVFGWESVSIGSNTLIGEWSWLNVNGRIKNFKHIKIGDYCYLGRRNLLSSSKELIISDYVMTNNDCKFLGSNHIYKDPMEPYIATGTTNDDTLKIGANVWIGAGVIVLGAVSVGHGSIIGAGSIVTKDIPPFSIAVGNPCRAIKRFDFKTNQWRRVENFDINLEKLMPSEEEYLKILQKNRPNINMPIMAATSRYGDLI
- the asnB gene encoding asparagine synthase (glutamine-hydrolyzing), with translation MCGILGTIPSSNETKFKSALNRLEHRGPDGFGIETIENSITLGHRRLAIVDLSDGAHQPMYDKTKRYCVIFNGEIYNFLEIKKELEAKGHAFCSSSDTEVLLYSYIEWGEECVLKFNGMWAFAIWDNQKKELFLSRDRFGKKPLFYASTDGKFIFASEMKAIYPFLKEIRPSQDFHWMKDNIFSYEATEKCLIDGIKRFPFGHNGIYKNGNLKIKRYWNTLDNIVEPPKTYDAQVERFRELFLDACKIRMRADVSIGTALSGGLDSSATISAMAHLSKSYVDYGKNDWQHAFVASFPGTPLDESHFAKIVVDHIGIEATYINIEPLKYWDNLEKYFYMFEDLYITSPIPMMATYGAVKKHGTTVTLDGHGADELFSGYGHLVEALWNSKFSIKNSIDILNTYQETLGNGTQFDRNSNFNIYVKFMIKKIAKIIFGKEIRSKDANHKNFKKLDSFSQQLYIIFHETILPTLLRNYDRYSMTNSVEIRMPFMDHRIVSFVTSLPYSSKFGNGYTKKLIRDAIDPYMPKEITWRKSKIGFNSPIVDWMQGDLKEWFLDTVHEKGFMESSLIDNPSDLQSQILSIVNKNTNSYVLAENSWKNLTPYIWEKAIKKFGAGNNATN
- a CDS encoding FkbM family methyltransferase; translated protein: MLKKNIIKFLPKAVKEKIIEFRNNNLDGYAIKSYSQEGEDMILKRLFGGQKFGFYVDVGAHHPKRFSNTYYFYKKGWSGINIDAMPGSMIAFDKFRPRDINIEKPISDKKQILTYYAFNEPALNTFSKELAVEYEKENYFIKFTRDIETTTLEDILDRNLPRNQDIDFLSVDVEGLDLMVLRSNNFEKYKPKIVLIEILGNSFSEIENNKIADYLRQYGYSIFAKTVNTVFFVNNSFKKDKLL